Proteins encoded within one genomic window of Tidjanibacter massiliensis:
- a CDS encoding BACON domain-containing protein, with amino-acid sequence MNRKPFYKSMAGLLVLAALTGCTTDQEEYHYVNLSQIACTFLGTDNQPLEITVKTSPTAYEASPGATWVKAEKSENGTTLTLTVEDNNTGTERNTVIVVTAGQASQEIIINQLPTENEFARYRRMLNFSSGGVMSPNGRYIGGYVPSLAADDSWLRSPTIIDLKTGEVYEFGPFPEALYYFTNTSCITDQGLLFIDDGYNGGQIAIDLTGNITVPAAPSGFECKPTISETSADGRYWVGYAKEGYGLEYLYKPLLWIDGVPHELPIPDKNFRDEEIWVGVMARGISANGEIIYGTSWENSDFGMLYWVNNGENTGKPKWVGEDVRKVTPVVLERPDGTTYETHIADGLICDATATKISPSGKWIASTYRTEEISENKQAIKKIQKAAFYNTETETTTIVEDYGESMGMYVTDDGIAFIAIGTYASTSSVVYDLNTGTDLGDMADWIKNNYGIIVPDGNISRITPDGSCVLGFSPLASASGVNFFWWYIAPPLEE; translated from the coding sequence ATGAACAGAAAACCATTTTACAAAAGCATGGCAGGACTTCTGGTTCTCGCAGCGCTGACAGGATGTACGACCGACCAAGAGGAGTACCACTACGTAAACCTCAGCCAGATTGCATGTACTTTCCTCGGCACGGATAATCAACCGCTCGAAATCACCGTCAAAACTTCGCCCACAGCATATGAAGCCTCGCCGGGGGCTACCTGGGTAAAGGCAGAAAAGAGCGAAAACGGAACAACTCTCACGCTAACCGTGGAGGACAACAATACGGGTACGGAAAGAAACACCGTCATCGTCGTAACAGCCGGACAGGCTTCACAGGAGATTATAATCAACCAACTTCCCACCGAAAACGAATTCGCCCGTTACAGAAGGATGCTGAATTTTTCGAGCGGGGGCGTCATGTCTCCCAACGGTAGGTACATCGGCGGTTATGTCCCCTCTCTGGCCGCCGATGATTCCTGGCTTCGTTCGCCAACCATCATAGACCTCAAAACAGGCGAAGTTTACGAATTCGGTCCTTTCCCTGAAGCACTGTACTATTTTACCAATACATCCTGCATTACCGATCAGGGGCTACTTTTTATTGATGACGGTTATAACGGCGGGCAGATAGCCATCGACCTCACCGGCAATATCACTGTTCCCGCAGCACCAAGCGGGTTCGAGTGTAAACCAACGATTTCAGAGACTTCCGCAGACGGTCGGTATTGGGTAGGTTACGCAAAAGAAGGATATGGATTGGAATATTTGTACAAGCCATTGCTCTGGATTGACGGTGTACCGCACGAACTGCCCATACCCGATAAAAATTTCCGCGATGAAGAAATCTGGGTCGGCGTCATGGCCCGCGGCATCTCCGCAAACGGCGAAATCATCTACGGCACCTCGTGGGAGAACTCCGATTTCGGCATGCTCTATTGGGTAAACAACGGCGAAAATACAGGAAAACCGAAATGGGTAGGCGAAGATGTACGAAAAGTAACCCCTGTCGTACTCGAACGTCCGGACGGAACAACCTACGAAACCCATATTGCCGACGGTCTCATCTGCGATGCAACCGCCACGAAAATAAGTCCCTCCGGAAAATGGATAGCCAGCACTTACCGTACCGAAGAAATAAGCGAAAACAAGCAGGCAATCAAAAAAATACAAAAAGCTGCCTTCTATAATACGGAAACAGAAACGACGACTATCGTAGAAGATTACGGCGAATCCATGGGAATGTATGTCACCGACGACGGCATCGCCTTCATCGCTATCGGTACATATGCCTCCACATCATCTGTCGTTTACGATTTGAATACGGGTACCGACCTCGGCGACATGGCCGATTGGATAAAAAACAATTACGGAATCATCGTCCCGGACGGAAACATCAGCCGTATAACACCCGACGGTTCATGTGTACTCGGATTTTCGCCATTGGCATCTGCATCCGGAGTAAATTTCTTTTGGTGGTACATCGCACCGCCCCTCGAGGAATAA
- a CDS encoding BACON domain-containing protein yields the protein MKRILSGSIAAAMFLLSSLSGCVKTEETFHYVKLSQVACSFDGDGNTPLAITVETSPAAYEITPGDTWVKAEKSEEDNTLILTVADNDTGAERSTVIIVTAGSASREITVQQLTRDNRIARYRKLDTFSSMGGAMSPSGKYVGGFSEQVDENDMWYFTPIIIDTETGEKHEFGPYPQSLYALSQANAITDQGLLFISDGQNGGQIAIDLTGNIFIPEAAGYTNKPEVSQTSSDGKYWVGYIQAGMFKPLLWTEGTVAELPMPALNYRNEEFWAGVLARGISANGEIIYGTSWENDDCGMLYWKNNGTTVEEPRWVGDDIRRLTPVIVEDWMGEYEYNLVDGCICTAEITKVSPSGKWIATTYRKEEVGSDGFIAYVQRPAFYNTETETTTVVEDYGEATGMHVTDDGIAFIGIGTMFITEGKVYDLNTGTDLGNMADWVAENYGIIIPGGVIEYISADGRYIFGTSVNALGSGFDDWYIAPPLQ from the coding sequence ATGAAAAGAATCTTATCAGGCAGTATCGCAGCTGCGATGTTCTTGTTATCCTCCCTGTCGGGATGCGTGAAAACGGAAGAGACATTCCATTACGTAAAACTCAGCCAGGTGGCCTGCTCGTTCGACGGTGACGGCAACACCCCGCTGGCCATTACCGTCGAAACTTCGCCCGCAGCATACGAAATCACCCCCGGCGACACTTGGGTGAAAGCGGAAAAGAGCGAAGAGGACAACACTCTCATCCTGACGGTAGCGGACAACGACACCGGTGCCGAAAGGAGCACGGTCATCATCGTCACGGCCGGAAGCGCCTCCCGGGAAATCACCGTACAGCAGCTCACCCGCGACAACCGGATTGCACGCTACCGCAAACTGGATACGTTCTCGTCAATGGGCGGTGCCATGTCGCCCAGCGGCAAATACGTGGGCGGGTTCTCAGAGCAAGTAGACGAAAACGACATGTGGTACTTCACGCCCATCATCATCGACACGGAAACAGGCGAGAAGCATGAGTTCGGCCCTTATCCGCAGTCGCTGTATGCTTTATCCCAGGCAAACGCCATCACCGACCAGGGACTGCTCTTCATCAGCGACGGCCAGAACGGCGGCCAGATAGCCATCGACCTTACCGGCAATATCTTCATTCCGGAAGCGGCCGGATACACGAACAAACCCGAGGTCTCGCAAACATCGTCCGACGGGAAATATTGGGTGGGATACATTCAGGCCGGCATGTTCAAACCGCTGCTGTGGACGGAGGGCACAGTCGCCGAACTCCCGATGCCGGCCTTGAATTACCGTAACGAAGAGTTCTGGGCAGGTGTCCTGGCCCGCGGCATCTCCGCAAACGGTGAAATCATCTACGGAACCTCGTGGGAAAACGACGATTGCGGCATGCTCTACTGGAAAAACAACGGCACGACCGTCGAAGAGCCCAGATGGGTAGGCGACGACATACGCCGGCTCACTCCGGTCATCGTCGAGGATTGGATGGGCGAGTATGAATACAACCTCGTGGACGGCTGCATCTGTACGGCCGAGATTACGAAAGTCAGTCCATCCGGCAAATGGATTGCCACCACCTACCGGAAAGAAGAGGTGGGCAGCGACGGCTTCATAGCATACGTCCAGCGGCCCGCATTCTACAACACCGAAACCGAAACGACCACCGTAGTGGAGGATTACGGTGAAGCCACGGGCATGCACGTCACCGACGACGGCATCGCCTTCATCGGCATCGGCACGATGTTCATCACCGAGGGCAAAGTTTACGACCTCAACACGGGTACCGACCTGGGCAACATGGCGGACTGGGTCGCCGAGAATTACGGTATCATCATTCCGGGAGGCGTCATCGAATACATATCGGCAGACGGCCGATACATATTCGGTACGTCCGTGAACGCGCTCGGCAGCGGCTTCGACGACTGGTACATCGCCCCTCCCCTGCAATAA
- a CDS encoding BACON domain-containing protein yields MKKNLFLGGILAFCAAAVLTGCTTGTEETLQYVNLSQVSCSFLGEGNQPLVIEVKASPATWEATPGATWVKVERTDDRTLTVTVDDNDTGAERSTTIAIVADQASQEIRVNQLAKDNEFARFRKLDTFQMGAAMSPSGKYAGGFTASIAPDDSFQYSPTIVDLETGEVYEFGPYPESLYYLTQTMAITDQGLLFISDGSNGGQIAIDLTGNIFIPEAPAGFTSKPDIQGTSADGKYWVGYGMKGKVGEEPAPCKALLWTDGVPAELPWPDLNYRNEEVWYGGMARGISANGEIIYGTSWENWDFGMLYWVNNGANTEKPKWVGEDVREVWEETMKNSDGTEYTTHLVNGLICQAQLTKISPNGKWIASSYRTETPAEDRLSIVTTQTAAFYNTETETTTIVSDYGESVGVHVTDDGIGFIGIGTLGISSGAVYDLNTGTDLGSTQDWVYDNYGIIIPAGYINYVSADGRFVLGTKAESSAGGVNFINWYIAPPVAK; encoded by the coding sequence ATGAAAAAGAATCTATTTTTAGGAGGTATCCTCGCATTCTGTGCGGCAGCCGTACTGACAGGCTGTACTACCGGAACGGAAGAGACTCTTCAGTACGTCAATCTGAGCCAGGTGTCGTGCTCGTTCCTGGGCGAAGGGAATCAGCCGCTGGTCATCGAGGTGAAAGCCTCCCCGGCCACGTGGGAAGCCACTCCCGGGGCAACGTGGGTAAAGGTGGAGCGCACGGACGACCGGACGCTCACCGTGACCGTCGATGACAACGACACCGGTGCCGAACGCAGCACCACCATCGCCATCGTAGCCGACCAGGCTTCGCAGGAGATACGCGTGAACCAGCTCGCCAAGGACAACGAATTCGCCCGTTTCCGCAAGCTGGACACCTTCCAGATGGGGGCTGCCATGTCGCCCAGCGGCAAGTATGCCGGCGGTTTCACCGCTTCCATCGCACCGGACGACTCTTTCCAGTACTCCCCGACCATCGTGGACCTGGAGACCGGCGAAGTCTATGAATTCGGTCCCTATCCGGAATCGCTCTATTACCTGACCCAAACCATGGCCATCACCGACCAGGGTCTGCTCTTCATCAGCGACGGGTCGAACGGCGGCCAGATAGCCATCGACCTCACCGGCAATATCTTCATTCCGGAGGCACCGGCCGGCTTCACCAGTAAACCCGACATCCAGGGTACTTCGGCCGACGGCAAATATTGGGTAGGTTACGGCATGAAAGGCAAAGTAGGGGAGGAGCCTGCACCGTGCAAGGCGCTGCTGTGGACGGACGGCGTTCCGGCCGAACTTCCCTGGCCCGACCTCAACTACCGTAACGAAGAGGTGTGGTACGGCGGCATGGCCCGCGGCATCTCCGCAAACGGCGAAATCATCTACGGTACCTCGTGGGAGAACTGGGACTTCGGCATGCTCTACTGGGTAAACAACGGTGCGAATACCGAAAAACCGAAATGGGTCGGCGAAGACGTGCGCGAAGTATGGGAAGAGACCATGAAGAACAGCGACGGTACCGAATATACGACGCATCTGGTAAACGGTCTCATCTGCCAGGCACAGCTTACCAAAATCAGCCCCAACGGCAAATGGATTGCCAGCTCGTACCGCACTGAAACACCTGCAGAAGACCGGCTTTCGATAGTCACGACGCAGACGGCCGCCTTCTACAACACCGAGACTGAGACGACGACTATCGTCAGCGACTACGGCGAATCGGTCGGCGTACACGTGACCGACGACGGTATCGGCTTTATCGGCATCGGTACGCTGGGCATCTCGTCGGGTGCGGTGTACGACCTGAATACGGGAACCGACCTGGGCAGCACGCAGGACTGGGTATATGACAACTACGGCATCATCATCCCAGCCGGTTACATCAACTACGTTTCCGCAGACGGCCGGTTCGTGCTCGGCACCAAGGCCGAATCTTCGGCAGGTGGGGTAAACTTCATCAACTGGTACATCGCTCCCCCCGTAGCAAAGTAA
- the uvrC gene encoding excinuclease ABC subunit UvrC: MADHEQHTLSVKEQVALLPSTPGVYQFLNRAGEIIYVGKAKNLKKRVSSYFMESREHAPKIRMMVRQIAALRHIDVPTEQDALLLENSLIKTLQPRYNTMLKDDKTYPWIVVRNEPFPRVMSTRRLVRDGSQYFGPYSSVMVQKNMLDLIHGIYQLRTCSLNLSPEAIARGKYGVCLEYHIGNCKGPCAGRQSAEDYAAGIERIKKTLRGDLRSTREFLHRQMTEAAAELNFEAAAHFKNRLMLLENYESKSVIVSTTLRRVDVFSLLMDETDSTAYCNYVKVADGTVVNSFTVQLSVGAGADEKEVLSRAISDISEKLSGRLAREVIVPLLPEEGLFEEVKFTVPTRGDRLKLLEFSQRSARLYRLEKLKNLEIKNPEKHTDRLMESMRKALHMEVQPRHIECFDNSNLQGTYPVASCVVFRDGKPSRREYRHFNVKTVVGPDDFASMREIVGRRYGRLLAEGAELPDLIVVDGGKGQLSAAYGVLCELGLENRIAIIGLAKRIEEVFFPNDPMPYYLDRTGEPLKVIMHLRDEAHRFGITFHRNKRSAGFVRTQLEEIEGIGTKTADLLLRRFRSVARIRRASEEELADAVGTAKARRVYAYFHDGTPAPDRPGEDDGAGESPTANGASDA; the protein is encoded by the coding sequence ATGGCCGACCACGAACAGCACACGTTATCCGTAAAGGAACAGGTTGCCCTGCTCCCCTCCACTCCCGGCGTCTATCAATTCCTCAACCGTGCCGGAGAGATAATTTATGTCGGCAAGGCCAAGAATCTGAAGAAGCGCGTTTCGTCCTACTTCATGGAGTCGCGCGAACACGCTCCGAAAATCCGGATGATGGTACGGCAGATAGCCGCCCTGCGGCACATCGACGTTCCCACGGAACAGGATGCGCTGCTGCTCGAAAACTCGCTTATCAAGACCCTGCAGCCGCGCTACAACACGATGCTCAAGGACGACAAGACCTATCCCTGGATAGTGGTGCGCAACGAGCCCTTCCCCCGTGTGATGTCCACCCGGAGGCTGGTGCGGGACGGTTCGCAGTATTTCGGTCCTTACTCTTCGGTGATGGTGCAGAAAAACATGCTCGACCTCATTCACGGCATCTACCAGCTCCGCACCTGTTCCCTGAACCTCTCGCCCGAAGCGATAGCCCGGGGCAAATACGGCGTATGCCTGGAGTACCACATCGGCAACTGCAAGGGGCCGTGCGCCGGCCGGCAGAGCGCCGAGGATTACGCCGCAGGCATCGAACGGATAAAGAAGACGCTGCGGGGCGACCTGCGCTCCACACGCGAGTTCCTGCACCGGCAGATGACGGAGGCCGCGGCGGAGCTGAACTTCGAGGCGGCGGCACACTTCAAAAACCGCCTGATGCTGCTGGAGAACTATGAAAGCAAATCGGTCATCGTAAGCACCACCCTGCGGCGGGTGGACGTCTTCTCGCTCCTGATGGACGAGACGGACAGCACGGCCTACTGCAACTACGTGAAGGTCGCGGACGGCACGGTGGTGAACAGCTTCACGGTACAGCTCTCCGTCGGAGCGGGAGCCGACGAAAAAGAGGTGCTCTCGCGGGCCATATCAGACATCAGCGAAAAGCTCTCCGGCCGGCTCGCCCGCGAAGTCATCGTCCCTCTGCTGCCGGAAGAGGGGCTCTTCGAGGAGGTAAAGTTCACGGTGCCCACCCGGGGCGACCGGCTCAAGCTGCTGGAGTTCTCGCAGCGAAGCGCACGCCTCTACCGCCTCGAAAAGCTGAAGAACCTTGAAATCAAGAACCCGGAAAAACATACCGACCGGCTGATGGAGTCCATGCGCAAGGCGCTGCACATGGAGGTACAGCCGCGCCATATTGAGTGCTTCGACAACTCCAACCTTCAGGGCACCTATCCCGTAGCCTCGTGCGTGGTCTTCCGCGACGGCAAACCCTCGCGCAGGGAGTACCGCCACTTCAACGTCAAGACCGTCGTCGGCCCGGACGACTTCGCCTCCATGCGCGAGATAGTGGGCAGGCGCTACGGCCGCCTGCTCGCCGAGGGAGCCGAGCTGCCCGACCTGATTGTCGTGGACGGCGGCAAAGGACAGCTCAGTGCCGCTTACGGCGTCCTTTGCGAACTGGGACTGGAGAACCGCATCGCCATCATCGGTCTGGCCAAACGCATCGAAGAGGTCTTTTTCCCGAACGACCCGATGCCCTACTACCTCGACCGGACGGGCGAACCGCTGAAAGTCATCATGCACCTGCGCGACGAGGCGCACCGTTTCGGCATCACGTTCCACCGCAACAAACGCTCGGCAGGTTTCGTCCGTACCCAGCTCGAAGAGATAGAGGGGATAGGAACCAAGACAGCCGACCTGCTGCTGCGCCGGTTCCGCAGCGTGGCCCGGATACGCAGGGCTTCGGAAGAGGAGCTCGCCGATGCGGTCGGAACGGCGAAAGCCCGCAGGGTCTACGCCTATTTCCACGACGGCACCCCCGCTCCGGACAGGCCCGGCGAGGACGACGGAGCGGGAGAATCTCCGACGGCAAACGGCGCTTCCGATGCCTGA
- the trxB gene encoding thioredoxin-disulfide reductase: MSVERVKCLIMGSGPAGYTAAIYTGRANLSPVLYEGMLSGGQLTTTTEIENFPGYPEGVMGTQLMEDLRKQAERFGVEIRRGIVTDVNLEAYPFILTVDGDRTVEAESLIVATGASAKYLGLPSENKFKGMGVSACATCDGFFYRGQDVAVVGGGDTAAEEASYLANICNKVYMIVRRNELRACHVMQKRVKENPKIEILFEHQTKEVLGDDNGVNGVIVVNTKGEERRLDITGFFLAIGHKPNTDLFRGKLDLNPEGYIVTRGNTSHTSVNGVFAAGDVRDPRYRQAIVAAGSGCMAAMDCEKYLMLGGDI, encoded by the coding sequence ATGAGCGTAGAAAGAGTAAAATGCCTCATCATGGGCAGCGGCCCCGCAGGATATACGGCCGCAATATACACGGGACGCGCGAACCTCAGCCCCGTCCTCTACGAGGGAATGCTGTCCGGCGGACAGCTCACCACGACGACCGAAATCGAGAACTTTCCCGGATACCCGGAAGGCGTCATGGGTACGCAGCTCATGGAGGACCTCCGCAAACAGGCCGAACGCTTCGGCGTGGAAATACGCCGGGGCATCGTCACCGATGTCAATCTGGAGGCTTATCCCTTCATCCTGACCGTGGACGGCGACCGCACCGTCGAAGCCGAGTCGCTCATCGTAGCCACCGGCGCATCGGCCAAATACCTCGGACTGCCCTCCGAAAACAAATTCAAGGGAATGGGCGTGAGCGCATGCGCCACCTGCGACGGTTTCTTCTACCGCGGACAGGACGTAGCCGTGGTGGGCGGCGGCGACACGGCGGCCGAAGAGGCGAGCTACCTGGCCAACATCTGCAACAAGGTCTACATGATTGTGCGCCGCAACGAACTCCGGGCATGCCACGTCATGCAGAAACGGGTAAAGGAAAACCCGAAAATCGAAATCCTGTTCGAACACCAGACCAAGGAAGTGCTCGGTGACGACAACGGCGTGAACGGCGTCATCGTTGTGAACACGAAGGGGGAAGAACGACGCCTGGACATCACCGGATTCTTCCTCGCCATCGGTCACAAGCCCAATACCGACCTCTTCCGAGGCAAGCTCGACCTCAACCCCGAGGGCTATATCGTAACCCGCGGCAACACGAGCCACACGAGCGTGAACGGCGTATTCGCTGCGGGCGACGTGCGCGACCCGCGCTACCGTCAGGCAATCGTCGCCGCCGGAAGCGGCTGCATGGCGGCAATGGACTGCGAGAAGTACCTCATGCTGGGCGGCGATATCTGA
- a CDS encoding DNA-3-methyladenine glycosylase I produces MNDIIDARCGWAGSDELYIKYHDEEWGRPVTDDRTLFEFLVLESAQAGLSWITILRKREGYRTAFHHFDIQRVARMTSEDIDRLMQFGGIVRNRLKIAAAIANARLFIAIQQEFGSFYDYVLSFFPDRQPVVHHFRRLEQVPATSAEADALSGDMKKRGFKFFGPTICYAFLQATGFVNDHLEGCRCKAPDRPLPDRRAEADSRRTVGDGSDDSR; encoded by the coding sequence ATGAACGACATCATCGACGCACGCTGCGGCTGGGCCGGGAGCGACGAACTGTACATCAAATACCACGACGAAGAGTGGGGACGGCCCGTTACCGACGACCGGACCCTGTTCGAATTTCTGGTACTCGAAAGCGCCCAGGCAGGGCTGTCCTGGATTACAATCCTCCGCAAACGCGAAGGTTACCGAACGGCTTTCCACCACTTCGACATACAGCGGGTGGCACGCATGACATCGGAGGACATCGACCGGCTGATGCAGTTCGGCGGCATCGTCAGAAACCGGCTGAAGATTGCCGCCGCAATCGCCAACGCCCGGCTGTTCATAGCCATTCAGCAAGAATTCGGCAGTTTCTACGACTACGTTCTCTCCTTCTTCCCCGACCGACAACCGGTCGTCCATCACTTCCGAAGACTGGAACAGGTACCCGCCACATCCGCCGAGGCGGACGCCCTGAGCGGTGACATGAAAAAGCGGGGTTTCAAGTTCTTCGGCCCGACCATTTGCTACGCCTTCCTGCAGGCGACCGGTTTCGTGAACGACCACCTGGAGGGGTGCCGCTGCAAAGCGCCCGACCGTCCCCTCCCCGACCGGAGGGCAGAAGCCGACTCCCGGCGCACGGTCGGAGACGGCTCCGACGACAGCCGATGA
- a CDS encoding long-chain-fatty-acid--protein ligase: MLTIEEILTIDSGEAFERTALELFAFQAERCAPYRDYLDAIGIAPGEVTCSADIPHMPIELFKSRKVYCSTKEPELVFTSSTTGGDTPARHYVENTENYRQTLRKAFSLFYGRPENWSFYALLPCYLEREGSSLVWMADDLIRSGGGGFFLDEYEQLLECMAADSRPKILLGVSYALLDLAEQYAPRLRDTVVMETGGMKGRRTELPKEEFHRILCDAFGTDVIHSEYGMAELTSQAYSSGNGIFRTPPWMRVTIRDFNDPFETLPAGRRGGINITDLANLHSCAFIETQDAGIAYPDGSFSVLGRMDRTQTRGCNLLVD; encoded by the coding sequence ATGCTGACCATAGAGGAGATACTTACGATAGATTCCGGGGAGGCTTTCGAGCGGACAGCCCTGGAACTCTTCGCCTTCCAGGCGGAACGGTGCGCCCCCTACCGCGACTACCTCGATGCGATAGGCATCGCGCCCGGCGAGGTGACCTGCAGCGCCGACATTCCGCACATGCCGATAGAACTCTTCAAGAGCCGGAAAGTCTATTGCAGCACGAAAGAGCCGGAGCTGGTCTTTACGAGCAGTACGACGGGCGGGGACACCCCTGCCCGGCACTATGTGGAGAACACGGAGAATTACCGGCAGACACTCCGCAAGGCGTTTTCGCTCTTTTACGGACGGCCGGAGAATTGGTCGTTCTATGCGCTGCTGCCCTGCTACCTCGAACGGGAGGGTTCGTCGCTGGTATGGATGGCCGACGACCTGATAAGAAGCGGCGGGGGAGGCTTCTTCCTCGATGAATACGAACAACTGCTCGAATGTATGGCGGCGGACAGCCGTCCCAAAATCCTGTTGGGCGTGAGCTATGCACTGCTCGACCTGGCCGAGCAATACGCCCCCCGGTTGCGGGACACGGTCGTGATGGAAACGGGAGGGATGAAGGGACGCCGGACGGAACTGCCCAAAGAGGAGTTCCACCGGATTCTGTGCGACGCATTCGGCACCGACGTCATCCATTCCGAATACGGCATGGCCGAGCTCACGTCGCAGGCCTATTCCTCCGGGAACGGGATATTCCGAACCCCGCCCTGGATGCGCGTCACGATACGCGACTTCAACGACCCGTTCGAGACGCTGCCGGCCGGCCGACGCGGCGGCATCAACATCACCGACCTGGCCAACCTCCACTCCTGCGCATTCATCGAGACACAGGATGCGGGAATCGCCTATCCAGACGGTTCGTTCTCCGTACTCGGCCGCATGGACCGGACACAGACGCGCGGATGCAACTTGCTGGTCGATTAG